Proteins co-encoded in one Pseudorhizobium banfieldiae genomic window:
- the prmC gene encoding peptide chain release factor N(5)-glutamine methyltransferase — MTTLSAVVADARSRLAAGGLPDATIEARILIGGVLGLTATDVFVRGDREIGAPELEKIAEAIGRRLKREPVHRILGEREFHGMVLKLSPETLEPRPDTEILVDAILPYVRQIVASRGEARILDLGTGTGAIVLALLKECPQATGVGTDLSEAALQTARENAARLGLAGRFETIRSNWLEEVTGRFDIVVSNPPYIRTGVIAALEPEVREFDPLRALDGGPDGLDCYRAIAAGAGEVLAPGGMVGVEIGYDQRDSVRTIFQAVGFVLHQALRDFGDKDRVLLFAKAEPGH; from the coding sequence GTGACCACGCTCTCCGCCGTGGTTGCAGATGCGAGGAGCCGACTTGCCGCAGGCGGATTGCCGGACGCGACGATCGAAGCGAGAATTCTCATCGGCGGCGTACTCGGCCTGACGGCTACGGACGTCTTTGTCAGGGGCGACCGCGAGATTGGCGCCCCTGAGCTCGAGAAAATAGCGGAAGCTATCGGGCGACGCTTGAAACGGGAGCCCGTGCACCGCATATTAGGAGAACGAGAATTTCACGGTATGGTGCTGAAGCTCTCTCCGGAGACGCTGGAGCCGCGACCGGACACGGAAATCCTCGTCGATGCCATCCTTCCCTATGTGAGGCAGATTGTCGCATCGCGAGGTGAAGCACGCATCCTGGATCTGGGAACCGGAACCGGCGCAATCGTCCTGGCACTCCTGAAGGAATGCCCGCAGGCGACCGGAGTCGGCACTGACCTATCCGAGGCAGCGTTACAGACTGCCCGCGAAAACGCGGCGAGGCTTGGCCTGGCTGGCCGGTTCGAGACGATCCGGAGCAATTGGCTGGAAGAGGTTACAGGGCGGTTTGACATCGTAGTTTCAAACCCGCCTTACATCAGAACGGGCGTTATCGCGGCGCTTGAGCCGGAAGTCAGGGAGTTCGATCCCCTGCGTGCGCTTGATGGCGGACCGGACGGGCTCGACTGCTACCGTGCCATCGCCGCAGGTGCCGGTGAGGTTCTGGCGCCCGGCGGAATGGTCGGAGTCGAGATCGGCTATGACCAGAGGGACAGTGTGAGGACGATCTTCCAGGCGGTAGGCTTTGTCCTGCATCAGGCGCTTCGGGATTTTGGCGACAAGGATCGTGTCCTTCTGTTTGCCAAGGCGGAACCTGGCCATTGA
- the prfA gene encoding peptide chain release factor 1: protein MAKLPVEKMRELERRFGEIEARMSEGPAADVYVRLASEYSELQPVVRKIRDYEKATAEVADLRTLLADKATDREMRELAEMELPEAEERVEALEKDMQVLLLPKDAADEKSAILEIRAGTGGNEAALFAGDLFRMYERYAAGKGWKVEVLSASEGEAGGFREIIATVSGRGVFSKLKFESGVHRVQRVPDTETQGRIHTSAATVAVLPEAEEIDIEIRPEDIRIDTMRSSGAGGQHVNTTDSAVRITHLPTGLVVTSSEKSQHQNRAKAMQVLRSRLYDMERQKADSERSADRKSQVGSGDRSERIRTYNFPQGRVTDHRINLTLYKLDRMMEGEIDEVVDALIADYQAGQLAQLGEQQG, encoded by the coding sequence GTGGCGAAGCTTCCTGTAGAGAAGATGCGCGAACTGGAGCGCCGCTTCGGCGAGATCGAGGCCCGCATGTCCGAAGGCCCGGCTGCGGACGTTTATGTGCGGCTCGCGTCCGAATATTCGGAGTTGCAGCCTGTCGTGCGCAAGATCCGCGACTATGAGAAGGCAACCGCGGAAGTGGCCGACCTGAGGACGCTGCTCGCCGACAAGGCGACGGATCGCGAAATGCGCGAGCTTGCCGAGATGGAGCTGCCGGAGGCCGAGGAGAGGGTCGAGGCGCTGGAAAAGGATATGCAGGTCCTGCTGCTGCCGAAGGATGCCGCGGATGAGAAGAGTGCGATCCTGGAAATCCGCGCCGGCACCGGCGGCAACGAGGCGGCACTGTTTGCGGGCGACCTGTTCCGGATGTACGAGCGGTATGCCGCGGGCAAGGGCTGGAAGGTGGAGGTGCTTTCCGCCAGCGAGGGCGAGGCCGGCGGCTTCAGAGAAATCATCGCTACCGTCAGCGGGCGCGGCGTGTTCTCGAAGCTGAAGTTCGAGTCGGGTGTCCATCGAGTCCAGCGGGTGCCGGACACCGAGACGCAGGGGCGGATCCACACCTCGGCGGCGACCGTGGCCGTCTTGCCGGAGGCCGAGGAGATCGACATCGAGATCCGCCCGGAGGACATCCGGATTGATACCATGCGGTCATCGGGCGCTGGTGGGCAGCACGTCAACACCACCGATTCTGCCGTCCGGATCACGCACCTTCCGACGGGATTGGTGGTAACGAGTTCGGAAAAATCGCAGCACCAGAACCGCGCAAAGGCGATGCAGGTGCTGCGGTCGCGGCTCTACGACATGGAGCGGCAGAAGGCCGATAGCGAGCGATCCGCCGACCGCAAGAGTCAGGTCGGATCCGGCGATCGGTCGGAACGCATCCGAACCTATAATTTTCCGCAGGGGCGCGTGACGGACCACCGTATCAACCTGACGCTCTACAAGCTCGACCGAATGATGGAGGGCGAGATTGACGAGGTTGTCGATGCGCTGATCGCCGACTACCAGGCGGGCCAGCTGGCACAACTTGGCGAGCAGCAGGGGTGA